Proteins from one Pagrus major chromosome 1, Pma_NU_1.0 genomic window:
- the pgm2 gene encoding phosphopentomutase, whose translation METGLSSTGDTKLDQAVREWLQYDKNPKTVSMVQDLVKEGAVEALRKCFSSRMEFGTAGLRAAMGPGISCMNDLTIIQTTQGFCHYLEESFGNLKERGVVIGYDARSHPPSGGNSKRFASLAAAVFISRGVPVHLFSDITPTPFVPFTVSHLGLCAGIMVTASHNPKQDNGYKVYWENGAQIVSPHDKGIAKAIEENLEPWPESWNTEEALKSPLLKDPYQDINTQYFKAIQKHCHHRDINKSSEVKIVHTSVHGVGHTFVQSAFKAFDLHPPYAVEEQKDPDPEFPTVKYPNPEEGEGVLILSFALAERKGATVVLANDPDADRLAIAEKQESGQWRVFSGNELGALLGWWMFRCWKQQNSDAAAVKSLYMLSSTVSSKILRAIALKEGFHFEETLTGFKWMGNRGRDLLDQGKTVLFAFEEAIGYMCSPSVLDKDGVSAAAIAGEMISYLATKKTSLSQQLTAIYTEYGYHISKNSYFICHDQDVIRSLFERLRNYSGKTDSYPTECGRFSISAVRDLTTGYDSNQPDNKAVLPTSKSSQMITFNFSNGGVATMRTSGTEPKIKYYTELCAAPGNSDVTQLKKELDDLVDAIVKNFFEPEKNKLQPKPE comes from the exons atggaaaCCGGTCTGTCCTCAACCGGTGACACGAAGCTCGACCAGGCTGTCAGAGAGTGGCTGCAGTATGACAAG AACCCCAAGACAGTGTCCATGGTGCAGGACCTGGTGAAGGAAGGAGCGGTGGAGGCTCTGAGGAAATGTTTCTCCTCCAGGATGGAGTTCGGTACGGCAGGTCTGAGAGCTGCCATGGGCCCCGGCATTTCCTGTATGAATGACCTCACTATCATCCAGACCACACAG GGTTTCTGTCACTACCTGGAGGAGAGCTTTGGGAACCTTAAGGAGCGAGGGGTGGTGATTGGTTATGATGCCCGGTCCCACCCTCCCAGCGGGGGCAACAGCAAGCGCTTCGCCAGTCTGGCTGCAGCTGTGTTCATCAGCCGAGGGGTTCCCGTCCACCTCTTTTCTGACATCACTCCTACACCCTTTGTG CCTTTCACAGTTTCTCACCTGGGTCTGTGTGCTGGTATCATGGTGACCGCCTCTCACAACCCTAAACAGGACAATGGCTACAAG GTGTACTGGGAGAACGGAGCCCAGATAGTGTCTCCTCATGACAAAGGCATCGCCAAGGCCATAGAGGAGAACCTGGAGCCATGGCCTGAGTCCTGGAACACAGAGGAGGCCCTGAAGAGCCCCCTGCTCAAAGATCCCTACCAGGACATCAACACACAATACTTCAAAGCCATCCAGAAACACTGTCATCACAG GGACATAAACAAGAGTTCAGAGGTGAAAATTGTACATACGTCTGTGCACGGTGTCGGCCACACATTTGTCCAGTCGGCTTTCAAGGCCTTTGACCTTCACCCTCCATATGCTGTCGAGGAACAGAAAGATCCAGACCCTGAATTCCCCACCGTCAAATATCCCAATcctgaggagggggagggagtcCTG ATACTGTCGTTTGCACTGGCAGAGAGGAAGGGGGCCACGGTTGTGTTGGCGAATGACCCTGATGCTGATCGACTGGCCATCGCTGAGAAGCAGGagag tggtCAGTGGCGAGTGTTCAGTGGTAATGAGTTGGGAGCATTGCTCGGCTGGTGGATGTTCCGCTGCTGGAAACAGCAAaactctgatgctgctgctgtgaaaagcCTCTACATGCTGTCGAGCACCGTCTCATCCAAGATACTGCGCGCCATCGCGCTCAAGGAAGGTTTCCACTTCGAG GAAACGCTAACAGGGTTCAAGTGGATGGGAAACAGAGGCAGAGACCTTCTGGACCAGGGCAAGACTGTTCTGTTTGCCTTTGAGGAGGCCATAG GGTATATGTGTAGTCCCTCTGTATTGGACAAGGATGGAGTGAGTGCTGCAGCCATCGCAGGAGAGATGATTTCTTATCTGGCCACGAAAAAAACAAGCCTTTCTCAACAACTCACTGCCATCTACACAGA GTATGGCTACCACATCAGTAAGAACTCCTATTTCATCTGCCACGACCAGGACGTGATCCGCAGCTTGTTTGAGCGCCTGCGCAATTACAGTGGCAAGACGGACTCGTATCCCACTGAATGTGGTCGCTTCTCCATCTCTGCCGTACGAGACTTGACCACTGGCTACGACAGCAACCAGCCCGATAACAAGGCT GTTCTTCCCACCTCCAAATCCAGTCAGATGATCACTTTCAACTTCTCCAATGGGGGCGTGGCCACCATGAGGACCAGTGGCACCGAgccaaaaatcaaatattacacTGAGCTCTGTGCTGCTCCTGGTAACAG TGATGTGACGCAGCTGAAGAAGGAGCTCGATGACTTGGTCGATGCCATTGTCAAAAACTTCTTCGAGCCAGAGAAGAATAAGTTGCAGCCTAAACCGGAGTAG